Proteins from one Dromiciops gliroides isolate mDroGli1 chromosome 6, mDroGli1.pri, whole genome shotgun sequence genomic window:
- the SLC25A4 gene encoding ADP/ATP translocase 1, with translation MSEQALSFLKDFLAGGIAAAVSKTAVAPIERVKLLLQVQHASKQIKVEQQYKGIMDCVVRIPKEQGFLSFWRGNLANVIRYFPTQALNFAFKDKYKQIFLGGVDRHKQFWRYFAGNLASGGAAGATSLCFVYPLDFARTRLAADVGKGATQREFSGLGDCLSKIFKSDGLKGLYQGFSVSVQGIIIYRAAYFGVYDTAKGMLPDPKNVHIIVSWMIAQSVTAVAGLVSYPFDTVRRRMMMQSGRKGADIMYTGTIDCWKKIAKDEGSKAFFKGAWSNVLRGMGGAFVLVLYDEIKKYV, from the exons ATGAGTGAACAAGCGCTGAGTTTTCTGAAAGACTTTCTGGCGGGTGGCATCGCTGCTGCGGTTTCCAAGACTGCAGTGGCTCCCATCGAGAGAGTCAAGCTGCTTCTGCAG GTCCAACATGCCAGCAAGCAAATTAAAGTAGAGCAGCAGTACAAGGGCATAATGGACTGCGTGGTGAGGATCCCCAAGGAGCAAGGCTTCCTCTCCTTCTGGAGGGGTAACCTGGCCAATGTCATTCGCTACTTCCCCACCCAAGCCCTTAACTTTGCCTTCAAGGACAAATATAAGCAGATCTTCTTGGGGGGTGTGGACCGGCACAAGCAGTTCTGGCGTTACTTTGCTGGCAACCTTGCTTCTGGTGGAGCAGCCGGGGCCACTTCCCTCTGCTTTGTCTACCCGCTGGACTTTGCTCGGACCAGGCTGGCTGCTGATGTGGGCAAAGGGGCCACTCAGCGGGAGTTCAGCGGCTTAGGCGACTGTCTTAGCAAGATCTTCAAGTCTGACGGCCTGAAGGGCCTCTACCAAGGCTTCAGTGTGTCTGTGCAAGGCATCATCATCTACAGGGCGGCCTACTTCGGGGTCTATGATACGGCCAAGG GAATGTTGCCTGACCCCAAGAACGTGCACATTATAGTAAGCTGGATGATTGCCCAGAGCGTGACTGCAGTAGCAGGACTGGTGTCCTACCCCTTCGATACCGTCCGCCGGAGGATGATGATGCAGTCTGGTCGCAAAGGGG CTGATATTATGTATACTGGAACAATTGACTGCTGGAAGAAGATTGCAAAAGATGAAGGATCCAAAGCTTTCTTCAAAGGTGCCTGGTCCAATGTATTGAGAGGCATGGGCGGTGCTTTTGTATTAGTGTTGTATGATGAGATCAAAAAATACGTCTAA